Proteins found in one Deltaproteobacteria bacterium IMCC39524 genomic segment:
- a CDS encoding DegT/DnrJ/EryC1/StrS family aminotransferase, translated as MKVPFMDLKALHASINDEIQTSINEVIASCAFSGGPFVETFEKQFAAFTQCDYAVGVGSGTEALWMALMALGIGEGDEVITAPNTFIATAEAISFCGAKPVFVDIDDHSYTINPELIEAAITPKTKAIVPVHIFGQMADMDSIMTIAKEYGLFVVEDACQAHGAEYKQRTAGSIGDAGCFSFYPGKNLGAFGEAGAVTTNNPKVAQMIHLLRDHGQSKKYDHSVIGWNGRMDGIQAAVLSVKLKRLAGWNQSRRDNASHYNSFLSDIKELRVPSSKVHNKHVYHIYSVRVPNRTEFMASLTSKDISCGIHYPNPVHTQRAYAGLGCAQGSYPVAESCAKEFVSLPMCPELSVEQIEYVSHHVRETF; from the coding sequence ATGAAAGTCCCTTTTATGGACCTCAAGGCTCTGCACGCTTCCATAAATGATGAAATTCAAACATCGATTAATGAGGTTATTGCAAGCTGTGCTTTTTCCGGTGGCCCGTTTGTAGAAACTTTTGAGAAGCAGTTTGCTGCATTCACCCAGTGTGATTATGCCGTCGGCGTGGGGAGTGGTACCGAGGCTTTATGGATGGCCCTGATGGCACTCGGAATAGGTGAAGGTGACGAAGTCATTACAGCCCCCAATACTTTTATCGCAACGGCTGAAGCGATCAGTTTTTGCGGTGCTAAACCAGTATTCGTTGACATTGATGATCATAGCTACACGATCAATCCGGAGTTAATTGAAGCCGCCATCACTCCCAAGACCAAAGCAATTGTTCCTGTGCACATATTTGGACAGATGGCTGATATGGACTCCATTATGACCATCGCAAAGGAATATGGGCTTTTTGTTGTGGAGGATGCTTGTCAGGCACATGGCGCTGAATATAAGCAGCGGACTGCTGGCTCAATTGGGGATGCGGGCTGTTTCAGCTTTTATCCTGGCAAGAATCTTGGCGCCTTTGGTGAGGCTGGTGCAGTGACGACAAATAACCCAAAAGTTGCTCAGATGATTCATCTCTTACGTGATCATGGTCAGAGTAAAAAGTATGACCACAGTGTTATCGGTTGGAATGGCCGTATGGATGGAATCCAGGCAGCCGTTTTAAGTGTGAAACTAAAGCGACTGGCAGGGTGGAATCAATCTCGCAGAGACAACGCCAGCCACTACAACAGTTTTTTGTCTGATATTAAAGAGCTGAGGGTGCCAAGTTCAAAAGTGCACAATAAACACGTTTATCATATTTATTCTGTCCGAGTCCCAAACCGAACTGAGTTTATGGCATCTCTAACGAGCAAGGATATTTCATGTGGGATTCATTATCCAAATCCTGTTCATACGCAAAGAGCTTACGCGGGGTTAGGCTGTGCTCAGGGGAGTTATCCTGTTGCGGAAAGTTGTGCAAAAGAATTCGTTTCTCTGCCTATGTGCCCAGAATTGAGCGTGGAACAGATAGAGTATGTATCACATCATGTTAGGGAAACTTTTTAA
- a CDS encoding acyltransferase: MKNIAPDVQLGVDVKIYDFVNLYGCTIGDNSKIGTFVEIQKGAVIGNNCKISSHTFICEGVTIEAGVFVGHNVTFINDRYPRSTSEDGELQTEDDWACVPTLIKQGASIGSSATLLCGVTVGENAIVGAGSVVTKDVAANSVVAGNPARVMKQQ; the protein is encoded by the coding sequence ATGAAAAATATTGCTCCTGACGTTCAACTTGGAGTTGATGTGAAAATCTACGATTTTGTCAATTTGTACGGCTGTACAATTGGCGATAACTCGAAAATAGGAACCTTTGTCGAAATCCAGAAAGGGGCTGTTATCGGCAATAACTGTAAGATCTCCAGCCATACATTCATTTGTGAAGGAGTTACTATAGAGGCCGGGGTCTTTGTTGGTCATAACGTAACCTTCATCAATGATAGGTATCCGCGTTCTACTTCAGAAGATGGAGAACTACAGACTGAGGACGATTGGGCCTGTGTCCCAACACTGATTAAACAGGGCGCGTCTATTGGTTCCAGTGCGACTTTATTGTGTGGTGTCACCGTAGGTGAGAACGCAATTGTTGGCGCTGGTAGCGTCGTTACCAAAGATGTCGCAGCTAATTCCGTTGTCGCCGGCAATCCTGCCAGAGTTATGAAACAACAATAG
- a CDS encoding Gfo/Idh/MocA family oxidoreductase has product MMLNVAVIGCGYWGPNLVRNFNSLSECDVTTVCDACDDRLSHMQKLYPHLKIVTDADEVFSDKTIDAVAIATPVKFHYDLAMKSLQAGKHTFIEKPMASSVDQCRELLALAHEQGLTLMVGHTFIYSPPVRKIKELVDSGDLGGIQYVSSRRLNLGLYQKDINVSWDLAPHDIAIILYVLNDQPVSVNCQGKAHVSKGVEDVCNMTINFANGGFCTIQSSWLDPNKIREMTFVGEKRMLVYNDLEPIEKIKIYDKRVEKPPHYDTFAEFHYSYHYGDMYSPYLKQFEPLKEECQHFIDCIKTKCKSISGGLEGLKVVQILSAASESLKQNGAAVSIGNLG; this is encoded by the coding sequence ATGATGTTGAACGTGGCGGTCATAGGTTGTGGTTATTGGGGTCCGAATTTAGTGCGTAATTTCAATTCATTATCCGAGTGCGATGTTACAACAGTCTGCGATGCTTGCGATGACCGGTTGTCACATATGCAAAAGCTATATCCTCACTTAAAAATAGTAACCGATGCGGACGAAGTTTTTAGTGATAAAACGATTGATGCGGTCGCAATAGCAACACCCGTTAAATTTCATTATGACCTGGCTATGAAGAGTCTTCAGGCTGGAAAACACACCTTTATAGAGAAGCCCATGGCTTCCTCCGTTGATCAGTGCAGGGAGTTGCTGGCTCTCGCTCACGAACAAGGATTGACCTTGATGGTTGGGCATACGTTTATATATTCACCGCCAGTCAGAAAAATTAAGGAATTGGTCGATTCTGGTGACCTTGGAGGCATCCAATACGTCAGTTCGCGGCGTTTGAACCTGGGGCTCTACCAGAAGGATATTAACGTTTCCTGGGATCTTGCCCCACACGATATCGCCATTATCTTGTACGTCTTAAATGATCAACCTGTATCGGTTAACTGTCAGGGGAAGGCCCACGTTTCCAAAGGGGTCGAGGACGTTTGTAATATGACGATTAATTTTGCCAATGGGGGGTTTTGTACGATTCAGAGTAGTTGGCTTGACCCTAATAAAATTCGTGAAATGACCTTTGTTGGTGAAAAAAGAATGCTTGTTTATAACGATTTAGAGCCGATTGAGAAAATTAAAATATATGACAAAAGAGTTGAAAAGCCTCCTCATTATGACACCTTTGCTGAATTCCATTATTCCTACCATTATGGTGACATGTATTCGCCATATCTTAAGCAATTTGAACCCTTAAAAGAAGAGTGCCAGCATTTCATAGATTGCATAAAGACCAAATGTAAATCCATCTCCGGCGGACTCGAAGGACTGAAAGTCGTCCAGATCCTTTCGGCAGCTTCAGAATCCCTTAAACAGAATGGTGCCGCTGTTTCTATCGGTAATTTAGGTTAA
- a CDS encoding sugar transferase, with protein MTITERVKHLVKKSSDQEDFEGLFLPKEIFRKIINRERDRANRTGEVFSLVVFVLQDNGKKQETLALLNDTLSPRVRSIDAIGWLDIQHVGILLPETNSAGAHLFARKISQETLTVKAKLSYEIFTYPSEKLTDPQKIPLYVLSGKDDLKINSMSAGHKRFLSKTQRNVDYMFFLSKRLLKRGLDVFGATAFLLIFSPLFLAIAALIKIVSPGPVFYKQERIGYAGQPFTFLKFRTMRLNAETQEHQDYLALLINGSSDENGSEVPMAKLDHDPQIIPCGGLLRKSCLDELPQLFNVLRGEMSLVGPRPPIPYEVKEYHPWHRGRFNALPGMTGLWQVSGKNKLSFREMVRLDIRYTRERSLWVDIKILFRTPLAIFEQLRDSLKNKKSSIEEGV; from the coding sequence ATGACTATCACAGAAAGAGTAAAGCACCTGGTGAAAAAATCTTCAGACCAGGAAGACTTTGAGGGATTGTTCCTGCCGAAAGAGATCTTTCGCAAGATCATAAATCGGGAACGAGACCGGGCCAATAGGACAGGAGAAGTCTTTTCGCTGGTTGTTTTCGTGCTGCAAGACAATGGAAAGAAACAGGAGACCCTTGCGCTTCTGAATGACACACTCTCTCCACGCGTAAGATCAATTGATGCCATTGGTTGGCTTGACATACAGCATGTAGGCATTCTGCTGCCTGAAACGAACTCCGCGGGTGCACACTTGTTTGCACGTAAAATCTCTCAAGAGACCCTCACCGTTAAGGCTAAGCTGAGTTACGAAATCTTTACCTATCCTTCCGAGAAATTAACCGACCCACAAAAAATTCCTCTTTATGTGTTGTCTGGAAAGGATGATCTTAAAATCAACAGCATGTCTGCTGGGCATAAAAGGTTCTTAAGTAAAACACAACGAAATGTTGATTATATGTTTTTCCTTTCAAAAAGACTCTTAAAACGCGGCTTAGATGTTTTCGGTGCTACAGCCTTCTTATTGATATTCTCCCCTCTTTTTTTAGCCATTGCCGCCCTCATCAAGATTGTCTCCCCCGGGCCGGTTTTTTATAAACAGGAACGGATTGGTTATGCTGGCCAACCATTTACTTTCTTGAAGTTTCGCACTATGCGTCTCAACGCGGAGACTCAGGAACATCAGGATTACCTTGCCTTATTAATCAATGGATCCTCTGATGAAAATGGTTCAGAAGTGCCAATGGCCAAGCTGGATCATGACCCCCAGATTATTCCGTGTGGAGGTCTGTTACGAAAATCGTGTCTGGATGAACTCCCTCAATTATTCAATGTGTTGCGTGGAGAAATGAGCCTGGTCGGTCCTCGTCCGCCGATCCCCTATGAGGTAAAGGAATATCACCCCTGGCATAGGGGGCGTTTTAATGCACTCCCAGGCATGACGGGTCTATGGCAGGTCAGCGGTAAAAACAAACTTTCCTTCAGAGAAATGGTGAGGCTGGACATTCGATACACCAGAGAGCGTTCATTATGGGTAGATATTAAAATTCTGTTTAGAACTCCGCTGGCGATCTTCGAGCAACTTAGGGACAGTTTGAAAAACAAAAAATCGAGTATTGAGGAAGGGGTCTGA
- a CDS encoding AAA family ATPase — MYLNFYQLHKKPFSLAPDPEFLFLSQQHKDALGAIVYGIREREGFVSIVGEVGTGKTTIIRSFLHKAGRNKILPIFIFNSKITFAELMKTFLSEIGLDVDAIQEKYNVNDMVRLAYNAMLEKTREGKNLVLIIDEAQNMPVETLGSLCILSNFETAKAKLIQIVLVGQPELQKKLDLHELRQLRQRIAYRALITPLSIKDSMNYLHHRLSLSAIGKTPAFTASAIRRIVEHSKGIPRVINILCENSLVAGYGSQKKPVSLKLVKQVIDEYEGKRLPKHFQLRNVTGSVLVVLLTAFLVASYLPSRANSPVEEQASIRVLPEAPLQSDTSNEGEIPSSKNVVKPVVLETVIAPSAQEIRDTDDSGSSKLPAKTLSPQPVETLTLANLPEILREQSTIGAAEDKNVRSEEGSYSSRPTERYIPSKQSTSLRVAQKGDTVSKLFLEKYGFYNTRALEWIKSHNPHIANMDQIQIDQIIYFPAIEP; from the coding sequence ATGTATTTGAATTTCTATCAATTACATAAAAAACCTTTCAGCCTGGCTCCGGACCCAGAGTTTCTTTTCTTGAGCCAACAGCACAAAGACGCTTTGGGAGCAATTGTCTACGGCATAAGAGAGCGAGAAGGATTTGTTTCAATTGTAGGAGAGGTGGGTACCGGGAAAACAACTATTATAAGGTCTTTTTTGCATAAGGCAGGTCGCAATAAAATTCTGCCAATTTTTATTTTCAATTCAAAAATCACCTTTGCTGAGCTCATGAAAACTTTTCTGTCTGAAATCGGCCTTGATGTTGATGCCATTCAGGAAAAGTATAACGTCAACGATATGGTGCGGTTGGCTTATAACGCGATGCTGGAAAAAACGAGAGAGGGCAAGAACCTCGTCTTGATTATTGATGAAGCGCAGAATATGCCTGTAGAGACACTGGGAAGCCTTTGCATCCTTTCAAACTTTGAGACGGCAAAAGCCAAGCTCATTCAGATAGTTCTCGTCGGTCAACCGGAATTGCAAAAGAAGCTTGATCTTCACGAGTTGAGGCAACTCCGTCAAAGGATTGCCTACCGCGCTTTGATTACGCCTTTATCAATAAAAGACAGTATGAATTACCTTCACCACAGGCTGTCATTATCTGCTATCGGCAAGACACCTGCTTTTACGGCAAGTGCAATCAGGCGTATCGTTGAACATTCAAAGGGGATCCCAAGGGTCATCAATATCCTTTGTGAAAACTCCCTCGTTGCTGGCTATGGGTCACAAAAAAAACCTGTTTCGTTGAAACTTGTGAAACAGGTCATAGATGAATATGAGGGGAAACGTCTGCCTAAACACTTTCAGCTCAGAAACGTCACGGGCAGTGTTCTGGTTGTCTTGTTAACGGCATTCCTGGTTGCCTCATATCTTCCCTCCCGGGCCAACTCACCTGTAGAAGAGCAGGCCTCAATCAGAGTCCTCCCAGAGGCTCCGCTTCAATCGGATACGAGTAACGAAGGGGAGATTCCTTCAAGCAAAAATGTTGTGAAACCGGTTGTACTCGAAACAGTTATAGCGCCCAGTGCGCAAGAGATACGGGACACTGATGACTCTGGCTCAAGCAAGCTTCCTGCTAAAACCTTATCTCCCCAGCCAGTAGAAACGCTAACTTTAGCTAACTTGCCTGAGATATTGAGAGAGCAGTCAACGATCGGTGCGGCTGAAGACAAAAACGTGCGGTCGGAAGAAGGATCTTATTCCTCCAGACCTACAGAGCGATACATTCCCTCTAAGCAATCGACATCCTTGAGAGTTGCACAAAAGGGTGACACCGTATCAAAACTTTTCCTGGAAAAATATGGCTTTTATAACACACGAGCCCTTGAATGGATCAAGAGTCACAACCCACATATTGCCAACATGGATCAAATTCAAATTGATCAAATTATATATTTTCCTGCCATAGAACCTTGA
- a CDS encoding GNVR domain-containing protein, producing MKNNNNLPANAEFNQQIATFHEGSSSFRTLLSILFRQKFYVLGFFISTFISVVVFTFISPEVYQSDAKLFIQLGRESMSVDPSVVGPTSSVRPDRESELNSEVAALKSRALAEQVVEGMGPNTILNTPEIEATNGTNFQSTNSIKSLLVKLGLKKSIPTSDIATNKVMKNLSVGVEKGSHIIALSYQTGSPELARNLLNTVIDRYRDRHIEMHQSQAPLQFIEKRAEHLRATLEHKEDLLKNYKAQNFISSLDAQKGEILEQFSLLQKENDQVVSLIGASSAKIESIKSSLQGRSPNRELSRVVGRPNNIQDRLFELQSQEADLAAHYPDTDRGLINLRDKIRLTEEQLNRESETLTVVTQGIDTHYQALQLSLTNELAQLQALKARQNILGQQLKERKAALLEMSNHEMKLKGIQREIDIANSEYQRYQENLQRAKADADLDSGRISNVSIMQPPSFSQVPIKPRKTLNLLLGLLLGVVGGLGLAFFREYFDSSIKDTVDVEEKLGLPVLASIPCKVV from the coding sequence ATGAAAAATAATAACAACTTGCCCGCAAATGCAGAATTTAATCAACAAATAGCTACTTTTCATGAGGGCTCTAGTTCTTTTCGTACTCTTTTGAGCATTCTATTCCGACAAAAGTTCTATGTTCTCGGGTTTTTTATTTCAACGTTTATATCTGTTGTCGTCTTTACCTTTATCTCTCCTGAGGTTTATCAGTCAGATGCCAAACTTTTTATCCAATTGGGACGTGAATCTATGTCAGTTGATCCTTCTGTCGTGGGCCCAACATCATCGGTAAGGCCTGATCGAGAAAGTGAACTTAATTCGGAGGTTGCAGCTCTTAAGAGTCGAGCCCTCGCCGAACAAGTTGTAGAAGGCATGGGGCCAAATACAATTCTGAACACGCCTGAAATTGAAGCGACAAATGGTACTAATTTTCAATCGACTAATTCAATAAAAAGTTTGTTGGTGAAGCTTGGCCTGAAGAAGTCAATACCAACCAGTGATATAGCCACAAATAAAGTGATGAAGAACCTGTCTGTAGGAGTAGAAAAGGGTAGTCATATCATAGCTCTTAGTTATCAGACAGGGAGTCCAGAGTTGGCTCGAAACTTACTGAATACCGTGATTGATCGATATCGTGACCGACACATTGAAATGCATCAGTCACAAGCCCCACTTCAATTTATTGAAAAAAGAGCAGAGCATTTGAGGGCGACTTTAGAACATAAAGAAGATCTGCTTAAAAACTATAAAGCACAGAATTTTATCTCTTCATTGGATGCACAAAAGGGAGAAATCTTAGAGCAGTTCAGTCTTCTCCAGAAGGAAAACGATCAGGTTGTCAGCTTGATAGGTGCTTCCAGTGCCAAAATCGAATCGATCAAAAGTAGTCTTCAGGGGCGTTCTCCTAATCGAGAACTGAGTCGTGTTGTTGGTCGGCCAAATAATATACAAGATCGACTTTTTGAGCTTCAATCTCAGGAAGCTGATCTAGCCGCTCATTACCCTGATACTGACAGGGGTCTTATCAACTTGCGAGATAAAATTCGTCTGACTGAAGAACAATTAAACCGGGAGAGTGAAACGCTCACCGTGGTTACTCAAGGTATTGATACACACTACCAAGCATTACAACTAAGTCTTACGAATGAGCTGGCCCAACTGCAGGCACTGAAGGCTCGTCAGAACATCCTTGGGCAGCAGCTCAAAGAGCGCAAGGCAGCTCTGTTAGAGATGTCAAATCACGAAATGAAACTAAAGGGTATCCAGCGTGAAATAGATATCGCAAACAGCGAATATCAGAGATACCAGGAGAACCTGCAACGGGCAAAGGCAGATGCAGATCTTGACTCCGGTCGAATTTCCAATGTCAGCATCATGCAGCCACCGAGCTTTTCCCAAGTTCCGATAAAGCCACGTAAAACTTTAAACCTACTTCTTGGCTTGCTGCTCGGTGTGGTTGGTGGACTAGGTCTGGCATTTTTCCGTGAGTATTTCGATTCCAGTATCAAGGACACAGTGGATGTCGAAGAGAAACTGGGCCTGCCAGTGTTGGCTAGTATTCCTTGCAAGGTGGTTTAA
- a CDS encoding polysaccharide biosynthesis/export family protein, which yields MIFRLLAIIVVLSLSACAPPSNVSPPAASIQNEIASSPPEVVLSPGDVIDVKFRFTPELDYQQTIRPDGKITLQMVEEVMAEGLTPEGLDKHLTELYSTKLKSPEITVIVVSLSKPMIYLTGQVKRPDAYNLDTGTTVLKAIAMAGGFTELASQGKVTIIRTANGKEQVLENVSLHEKLMPEDVMVVPESFF from the coding sequence ATGATTTTTAGGTTGCTCGCTATCATTGTTGTCTTGTCCCTATCGGCTTGCGCTCCTCCCTCCAATGTATCCCCTCCTGCTGCAAGTATTCAAAATGAAATTGCCTCTTCACCCCCTGAAGTTGTGCTTTCTCCAGGTGATGTCATTGACGTGAAATTCAGATTTACGCCTGAGTTGGATTATCAGCAAACTATACGACCTGATGGAAAAATAACTTTACAGATGGTTGAAGAGGTAATGGCTGAGGGCTTGACACCTGAAGGGCTGGATAAGCACCTTACTGAACTTTATTCGACAAAGCTTAAATCTCCAGAGATTACTGTCATTGTCGTTTCATTATCAAAACCAATGATTTACTTGACAGGGCAGGTTAAACGGCCTGACGCCTACAACCTTGATACAGGAACAACTGTACTTAAGGCAATAGCCATGGCTGGAGGATTCACTGAACTAGCATCACAGGGGAAGGTGACGATTATTCGCACGGCCAATGGCAAAGAGCAAGTCCTTGAGAACGTCTCTCTCCATGAAAAACTTATGCCAGAAGACGTAATGGTTGTCCCTGAAAGTTTTTTCTGA
- a CDS encoding endonuclease/exonuclease/phosphatase family protein, with product MQTLQIPKGLFASLTFLFWIGVWAFGIGLILVGGLRWWYGDHLLPVRLCNYLMPWLLIGTAVGIGASLLTGRHSLALLLVAPTLFIIVTYAPLFLPGHERPQGGFKLKVMSYNVWRENSNIHAIAEVIRKQKPDLILLQEIHLDKLRALIAELDDLYPNETYVTFEEPKLQAMISSFPLKRVDAGHEKGRAQKAIASTPGGAITVLNVHPFRGRWQRRHKQMINLIADDIAGEDSPVILGGDFNTTDQSQTYRLFSTILKNAHWQAGWGLGFTYPTPAVNFLKKISLPPLVRIDHIFHSNHFITQKALTLHESGGSDHFPVIAELILKSGRPGPEN from the coding sequence ATGCAAACTCTTCAAATCCCTAAAGGTTTATTTGCCTCCTTGACTTTTTTGTTTTGGATTGGCGTATGGGCTTTTGGCATAGGCTTGATTCTTGTTGGGGGGCTGCGCTGGTGGTATGGAGACCATTTGCTTCCAGTGCGATTGTGCAACTACCTGATGCCCTGGCTTCTTATTGGGACTGCAGTAGGAATAGGTGCTTCTTTGTTAACTGGTCGTCACTCGTTGGCTCTGCTCTTAGTAGCACCGACTCTGTTTATCATCGTAACTTATGCGCCTCTTTTTCTTCCGGGGCATGAGAGGCCCCAAGGTGGATTTAAGTTAAAAGTAATGAGCTACAATGTGTGGCGAGAAAATTCAAATATCCATGCAATTGCTGAGGTAATTCGTAAGCAAAAACCGGATTTGATTCTTCTTCAGGAGATACATCTCGACAAGTTAAGAGCATTGATTGCAGAACTCGATGATTTATATCCCAATGAAACCTATGTGACTTTTGAAGAACCTAAGCTTCAGGCCATGATCAGTTCTTTCCCCTTGAAGCGAGTTGATGCCGGGCATGAAAAGGGGAGGGCTCAGAAAGCGATTGCCTCGACACCTGGGGGGGCAATAACCGTTCTCAACGTTCACCCCTTTCGTGGGAGATGGCAGCGAAGGCACAAACAAATGATTAATTTGATTGCAGATGATATTGCTGGTGAAGACAGCCCAGTAATCTTAGGCGGAGATTTCAATACGACTGACCAGTCGCAAACCTATCGATTGTTTAGCACCATACTTAAAAATGCCCATTGGCAAGCAGGGTGGGGGCTTGGCTTTACTTACCCGACCCCTGCCGTCAATTTTTTGAAAAAAATATCATTACCTCCTCTAGTCCGTATTGATCACATATTCCATAGTAATCACTTTATTACGCAAAAGGCTTTGACCCTTCATGAATCGGGTGGATCGGATCATTTCCCGGTTATTGCGGAACTGATACTTAAAAGCGGAAGACCTGGCCCGGAAAATTAG